From one Triticum urartu cultivar G1812 chromosome 3, Tu2.1, whole genome shotgun sequence genomic stretch:
- the LOC125542399 gene encoding beta-1,2-xylosyltransferease XAX1-like — MASTTAYARPSKLPGAGPGERRPAPPRLIRAFFASGAKIEPRKLGAGLLAGCCLALLTYVSLAKLYAVYSPVFATTSALLQNAPPSSSASAPGAVAAPPRAPEEPAFTGGRNGSAVDRVDLTEKAPGTAGSREPGVPDAVSRKEHAEKAPAPADTSAPMPSQRERKSSSSSNVTAGPMSCDENGVDEGFPYARPAVCELSGDIRVSPSQKTMYLINPSGGGGFDEKGEKRLRPYARNDDFLLPAVVEVTVKSVASPEAAPQCTKQHRVPAVVFSVAGYTDNFFHDNTDALIPLFLTTAHLKGEVQLLITNYKPWWVQKYTPLLRKLSNYDVINFDADADVHCFSRGYLGLYRDRDLIIAPHPTRNPRNYTMVDYTRFLRAAYGLRRDQPAVLGAEPGMQPRMLIISRAGTRKLLNQDEVAAAASELGFNVTVAEAGDDVPAFAALVNSADVLLAVHGAGLTNQIFLPTNGVVLQIVPWGNMDWMATNFYGQPARDMQLRYVEYYVDEEETSLKDKYPRDHVVFKDPKALHKQGWQALADTIMKQDVKVNITRFQPFLLQAMDELQE; from the exons ATGGCGTCGACGACCGCGTACGCGCGGCCGTCCAAGCTGCCGGGCGCGGGCCCGGGGGAGCggaggccggcgccgccgcggcTCATCCGGGCCTTCTTCGCCTCCGGCGCCAAGATCGAGCCCAGGAAGCTCGGCGCCGGCCTGCTCGCCGGCTGCTGCCTCGCGCTCCTCACCTACGTCTCCCTCGCCAAGCTCTACGCCGTCTACTCCCCCGTCTTCG CCACCACCTCGGCCCTGCTCCAGAACGCCCCGCCGTCCTCCTCCGCGTCGGCGCCGGGGGCGGTGGCCGCCCCTCCGCGTGCGCCCGAAGAACCCGCATTTACTGGCGGCAGGAACGGCAGCGCCGTGGATCGCGTCGATCTGACGGAGAAGGCCCCGGGAACGGCCGGCTCTCGAGAGCCCGGGGTGCCCGACGCGGTCTCCAGGAAGGAGCACGCCGAGAAGGCGCCGGCGCCGGCCGACACCTCGGCACCAATGCCAT CTCAGAGAGAAAggaagagcagcagcagcagcaatgTCACCGCCGGTCCGATGAGCTGCGACGAAAATGGCGTGGACGAGGGGTTCCCCTACGCGCGGCCGGCGGTCTGCGAGCTGTCCGGCGACATCCGTGTCAGCCCCAGCCAGAAGACCATGTACCTCATCAACCCGTCCGGCGGTGGCGGCTTCGACGAGAAGGGCGAGAAGCGGCTCCGGCCGTACGCCCGAAACGACGACTTCCTCCTGCCTGCCGTGGTGGAGGTGACTGTCAAGTCTGTCGCCTCCCCTGAGGCCGCGCCACAGTGCACGAAGCAGCATCGCGTCCCCGCGGTGGTGTTCTCCGTCGCCGGGTACACGGACAACTTCTTCCACGACAACACGGACGCGCTGATCCCGTTGTTCCTCACCACGGCGCACCTGAAAGGCGAGGTGCAGCTGCTGATCACCAACTACAAGCCGTGGTGGGTGCAGAAGTACACGCCGCTGCTGCGCAAGCTCTCCAACTACGACGTGATCAACttcgacgccgacgccgacgtgcACTGCTTCTCCCGCGGGTACCTCGGCCTGTACCGCGACCGCGACCTCATCATCGCCCCTCACCCGACCCGCAACCCGCGCAACTACACCATGGTGGACTACACGCGCTTCCTCCGAGCCGCCTACGGGCTCCGCCGCGACCAGCCGGCGGTGCTCGGGGCGGAGCCCGGAATGCAGCCCCGGATGCTGATCATCTCGCGCGCCGGCACGCGCAAGCTGCTGAACCAGGACGAGGTGGCCGCCGCTGCGTCGGAGCTCGGGTTCAACGTGACCGTGGCCGAGGCCGGCGACGACGTGCCGGCGTTCGCGGCCCTGGTGAACTCCGCCGACGTGCTCCTGGCCGTGCACGGCGCCGGGCTGACCAACCAGATCTTCCTGCCGACCAACGGGGTGGTGCTGCAGATCGTGCCGTGGGGGAACATGGACTGGATGGCGACCAACTTCTACGGGCAGCCGGCGCGGGACATGCAGCTCCGGTACGTGGAGTACTACGTCGACGAGGAGGAGACGAGCCTCAAGGACAAGTACCCGAGGGATCACGTGGTGTTCAAGGACCCCAAGGCCCTCCACAAACAGGGGTGGCAGGCGCTCGCCGACACCATCATGAAGCAGGACGTCAAGGTGAACATCACCAGGTTCCAGCCCTTCTTGCTCCAGGCCATGGACGAGCTACAGGAGTAG